A genomic stretch from Hymenobacter psoromatis includes:
- a CDS encoding ribonuclease bn, with protein sequence MHAPPARRRALPDVRRHRAYRTLMAWGKRRRLRGGHVSLYDVGQRVLHELRLDSLEKRAAYMAFNLTLALFPTIIFLFTLIPYIPVPNLDVDILQFLADIMPHELYSATAGTIEDIVRIPHGGLLSFGFVSALVLSSNGIMALLDAFEKKYPWFKHRGYFHKRLIATWLTFILALILVLSIAGIFFGTFIIDGLVFYEIVPESSTEFMILMLRYGSLIGLFLTTTCVIYYFVPPVHDKWPFISAGALVATLLIFLVSFLFTLYVRIFNSYNHFYGSIGALVGFMVWLEFVCMTLIIGFEVNVSIDAVAGRLKLMPDDK encoded by the coding sequence ATGCACGCCCCCCCCGCTCGCCGCCGTGCGCTACCCGATGTGCGCCGCCACCGCGCCTACCGCACGCTTATGGCGTGGGGCAAGCGCCGGCGGCTGCGCGGGGGCCACGTGTCGCTCTACGACGTGGGCCAGCGGGTGCTGCACGAGCTACGCCTCGACTCGCTCGAAAAGCGCGCCGCCTACATGGCTTTCAACCTCACGCTGGCCCTGTTTCCGACCATCATCTTCCTGTTCACCCTCATTCCCTACATCCCGGTGCCCAACCTGGATGTGGACATCCTGCAGTTTCTGGCCGATATCATGCCTCACGAGCTGTATTCTGCCACGGCGGGCACCATCGAGGACATTGTGCGCATTCCGCACGGCGGGTTGCTCTCGTTCGGGTTTGTGTCGGCGCTGGTGCTTTCCAGCAACGGCATCATGGCCCTGCTCGACGCGTTTGAAAAAAAATACCCGTGGTTCAAGCACCGTGGCTATTTTCACAAGCGCCTCATTGCCACCTGGCTAACGTTTATTCTGGCCCTGATTCTGGTGCTCTCCATCGCGGGCATCTTCTTCGGCACCTTCATCATCGACGGGCTGGTGTTCTACGAAATCGTGCCCGAAAGCTCCACCGAATTCATGATTCTGATGCTGCGCTACGGCTCGCTCATCGGGCTGTTCCTGACCACTACCTGCGTCATCTACTACTTCGTGCCGCCCGTGCACGACAAGTGGCCGTTTATATCAGCAGGGGCGCTGGTGGCCACGCTGCTCATCTTTCTGGTGTCGTTCCTGTTCACGCTCTACGTGCGCATCTTCAACTCCTACAACCACTTCTACGGCTCCATCGGGGCGCTGGTAGGCTTCATGGTGTGGCTGGAATTTGTGTGCATGACCCTTATCATCGGCTTCGAAGTGAACGTGAGCATCGACGCCGTAGCGGGAAGGCTGAAATTAATGCCTGATGACAAGTGA
- a CDS encoding tryptophan--tRNA ligase, translated as MSRILTGIQSTGRPHLGNLLGAILPAIELSKNPANDSLYFIADLHSLTTVRDPALLRANTYAVAAAWLACGFDTEKNLFYRQSDVPQVTELTWYLSCFTPYPMLANAHSFKDKSDKLSDVNAGLFTYPVLMAADILLYDAEIVPVGKDQIQHLEIARDIAHAFNSRYGDTLVEPQARVDAELMTIPGTDGAKMSKSYGNIIDVFAPEKELLKTIKTIISSSMLLEDPKDPDTDVTFRLYSLLATPTETADLRQRYLAGGYGYGAAKQALYELILRRFAPERERFTFYMNNLPELDAALASGARRAQEYGAGVLAKVREKVGYGV; from the coding sequence ATGTCCCGCATCCTTACTGGCATTCAGAGCACTGGCCGCCCACACCTGGGCAACCTGCTCGGTGCCATCCTACCCGCCATCGAGCTGTCGAAAAACCCGGCCAACGACTCGCTGTACTTCATCGCCGATTTGCACTCGCTCACGACCGTGCGCGACCCCGCGCTGCTGCGCGCCAACACCTACGCCGTGGCGGCGGCCTGGCTGGCCTGCGGCTTCGACACCGAGAAAAACCTGTTTTACCGGCAGTCCGACGTGCCGCAGGTGACCGAGCTGACGTGGTATTTGTCGTGCTTCACGCCCTACCCCATGCTGGCCAACGCGCACAGCTTCAAGGACAAGAGCGATAAGCTATCGGACGTGAACGCGGGCCTCTTTACCTACCCGGTGCTGATGGCGGCCGATATCCTGCTCTACGATGCCGAAATTGTGCCCGTGGGCAAGGACCAGATTCAGCACCTCGAAATAGCCCGCGACATCGCGCACGCTTTCAACAGCCGCTACGGCGACACGCTGGTGGAGCCCCAGGCCCGCGTCGATGCCGAACTGATGACCATTCCCGGCACCGACGGCGCGAAGATGAGCAAGAGCTACGGCAACATCATCGACGTGTTTGCGCCCGAAAAGGAGCTGCTGAAAACTATCAAAACCATCATTTCAAGTAGCATGCTGCTCGAAGACCCCAAAGACCCCGATACAGACGTCACGTTCCGGCTGTATTCGCTGCTCGCTACCCCCACCGAAACGGCCGACCTGCGCCAGCGCTACCTAGCCGGCGGCTACGGCTACGGCGCGGCCAAACAGGCGCTCTACGAGCTGATTTTGCGGCGCTTTGCGCCGGAGCGTGAGCGCTTTACCTTCTACATGAATAACCTGCCGGAGCTGGATGCCGCGCTGGCTAGCGGCGCGCGGCGAGCGCAGGAATATGGCGCGGGCGTGCTGGCCAAGGTGCGCGAAAAGGTAGGCTATGGTGTCTGA
- a CDS encoding ribonuclease Z: protein MPFELQILGSGSATPMVGRHPTAQILSVGEGRYLIDCGEGTQLRLLEHRRRLSSLRVIFISHLHGDHYFGLFGLLSTLSLQGRQEPLVVVGPSGLELVLTTQALHSRMQPSYSITFVPVDTEAHAVVYEDALVRVWSLPMRHRIPCSGYLFEEQPRRAKLVKERLPPGLTPTELSQLAQGHDLPADPESGRPALAHADVSVPAAPPRRYAFCSDTVYTPELADLVRGVDLLYHEATFLDDLRERAATTFHSTARQAAQLARAADAHRLLIGHFSSRYKQLEAHLQEAQAVFPWTELATEGLEVSV, encoded by the coding sequence ATGCCATTCGAGCTTCAAATATTGGGCAGTGGCTCGGCTACCCCTATGGTGGGCCGCCACCCTACGGCGCAGATACTATCGGTGGGCGAGGGCCGCTACCTCATCGACTGCGGTGAGGGCACCCAGCTGCGGCTGCTGGAACACCGCCGCCGCCTTAGCTCGCTGCGGGTCATTTTTATCTCGCACCTGCACGGCGACCACTACTTCGGGCTGTTTGGGCTGCTGAGCACGCTCAGCTTGCAGGGCCGGCAGGAGCCGCTGGTGGTGGTGGGCCCGTCCGGCTTGGAGCTGGTGCTCACCACGCAGGCGCTGCACTCGCGAATGCAGCCCAGCTACTCCATCACGTTTGTGCCCGTCGATACGGAGGCGCACGCCGTGGTGTATGAGGATGCCCTGGTGCGGGTGTGGTCGCTGCCCATGCGCCACCGCATTCCGTGCAGCGGCTACCTGTTTGAGGAGCAGCCGCGCCGCGCCAAGCTGGTGAAAGAGCGCCTACCCCCCGGCCTCACGCCCACCGAGCTAAGCCAGCTGGCGCAGGGCCACGACCTGCCCGCCGACCCTGAAAGCGGCCGCCCGGCCCTGGCCCACGCCGACGTGTCGGTGCCGGCCGCGCCGCCGCGCCGCTATGCCTTCTGCTCCGATACCGTGTACACGCCCGAGCTGGCCGATTTGGTGCGCGGCGTGGACCTGCTCTACCACGAGGCCACGTTCTTGGACGACCTGCGCGAGCGGGCGGCCACTACCTTTCACAGCACCGCCCGGCAGGCGGCTCAGCTGGCCCGCGCCGCCGATGCCCACCGCCTGCTCATCGGCCACTTTTCGTCGCGCTACAAGCAGCTGGAAGCCCATTTGCAGGAAGCGCAGGCCGTTTTCCCGTGGACGGAGCTGGCCACTGAAGGCCTGGAAGTGAGCGTGTAG
- a CDS encoding anti-anti-sigma factor, whose amino-acid sequence MKYSIDKKESYTVITIDEKKLDTTVAPDLKSEFVKLNAEGSNNLILDLQNVKYTDSSGLSSILIANRLCNSTGGLLVLTGLQDHVLKLITISKLESVLHILPTVEEGIDRIFLHSIERDLTDKE is encoded by the coding sequence ATGAAATACTCCATTGATAAGAAAGAGAGCTATACTGTCATCACAATTGATGAAAAGAAGCTCGATACGACCGTTGCGCCTGACCTGAAATCGGAGTTTGTTAAGCTCAACGCGGAAGGCAGCAACAACCTGATACTCGACCTGCAAAACGTAAAATACACCGATTCGTCGGGGCTTAGCAGCATCCTCATTGCCAACCGGCTCTGCAACTCGACAGGCGGGCTGTTGGTGCTCACCGGCCTGCAAGACCACGTGCTTAAGCTCATCACCATCAGCAAGCTCGAGTCGGTACTGCATATTCTGCCTACGGTGGAAGAAGGCATCGACCGCATCTTTTTGCACTCCATTGAGCGCGATTTGACGGACAAGGAATAG